The Streptomyces kanamyceticus DNA segment TGGGCGTCGTAGAGCGCGCCCACGGCGGTCAGCATGTCGGCGGCGATGTCGGCGGCCTCGTCCCAGCGTTCCGCTTCCGCGTAGGAGTTGACGAGTTCCCTGGCGATGTTCAGGTACAGCGAGGGCGCGAGGACGGGTGAGGTCGCGGCCAGGGCCGCGCCGCGCAGCCGGGTGCTCTCGGCACTGTCACGGCCTTCGAGCAGATCGCTCGCCTGGGCGAGCAGCCAGGTGACACGGCCGGTGTTGAGGAGTCCGGGGCGTGCCGTGGACAGGTCGTGCGCGGCGGTCGCGGCGGCCCGCGCGCCGTGGGCGTCCGGCGGGTCGCGGGTCAGCAGCAGGTCGGCCAGGTTGCACTGGGCCTGCGACCAGAGGGCGGGGTCGTCGCCGGGGGCGAGGTGGTGGAGCGCGTCGCGGTAACAGCGCTCCGCCTCGCGCAGGTCGTCGGGCTCCGCGCGGCGGTACAGAAGCACGCCGAGGTTGACCAGGGAGTAGGCCCAGTTGACGGTGGAGCGCTCCGGGGAGCGCTCTTCGAGACCGGCCCTGATGTGGTCGATGCCGAGGGTGAGGTCGGTGGCATCGCCGCCCGGCCGCTCCGACAGGTGCAGTCCGTAGTTGGTCTGGATCCTCGCCCAGAACTCGGGGTGTTCCCCGCGGTCCAGGCGGCTCGCGCGCGCCAGCAGGTCGCGGGCGGTCTCCCAGACCTCCAGGCGGTCGCCGTCGTCGCGCGAGTAGTGGGCGCTGGCGAGGTTGTTGGCGGTGCGCACCCACTCCAGGCTTCCCTCGGGCAGCCTGGCCAGTGCGTGTTCCAGCAGCCCGAACGCCTCGGACAGGTCGGCGTCGAGCCCGGCGTGCACGGCGCCCACCAGACGTTCGCCGAGCAGCTCCGCGAGCGAGGTCTCCGTCTCCTCCTCGCCGAGGTCGGCGGCGAGCGCGAGGCCCTCGCGCGCCGCGTCGATGCCCGCGAGCCCTTCGGCGGCGAAGGCCGACTCGTACAGCTCCGCCAGCCGCTCGCGCAGATCGCCGCCGAAGCGGCTCAGGGAGTCGAAGTAGCGACGCAGCGCCTCGCTCTGCGGCGTACGGCCGTCGCTCAGGTCTTCCAGGAGCTGCTGGCGTCGCCCGAGGATGTCGGCGAGCGGGGTGCCACGGGCCGCCCGCAACTCCTCACGCCCCGCGTCACGCACTGCCGTGTCACGCGTCAACTCGGGGTGTCTGCGCAGGAGTTCGGCGAGGTCGTCCGGCAAGCTGGTCAGCACGGCGTAGAGCAGCCCGTCCACCTCGGCGTCCTCGCGATCCCGCGCGAGGTACTGGAGGAACATCCCGTAGTTGTCGGCCACCGGCCGCCCCTGCGGCTCCACCTGCGCGCGGGCCGCCTCGGGGTCGGCCAGGTCCCGGTCGAGGTCGCGGGCCAGGACGACCGGGAGCAGCTTGCGGGGCAGCGGGATCGCCTGCCCGTCGAAGGCGCCCGCGCTGAAGGCCCCGGCCCGCTCGGCCTCCCCGAGGAGGGCAGCCCCGGACGGGCCCGGGTCACCCTGGAGCTCGGCGAAGGAGAGCCCGAGCAGCAGGGGTGCGGTCACACCCGGCCGCAGGATCAGGAGCGGCGCGTCGATGTCCGCCCGCGCCCGGCATCCGGGGCAGTCGGCCCAGGCGAGGCCCGGGCCCGCCGCCGCCAGGACGTCGGCGCGCTCGCGGGCGTCGACGACGCGCCACACGACGGCCGTGCACTCCCGGTCGCACTCCGCGCAGCGCCACGCGTACGACGCCCTTGCCGAGACCGCCATCCCGCTCCCTACCGGCCGCCGTCTACTGGCCCCCGCCGATCCGCGAGAGCAACGCCGTGAACACCCGCCCGAGGGCCGCGTCCTTCATGGCCTTCTTATGGATGGTCAGGCTCCACTTCCCGCGCGTGTCCCGCTTCACGAGCACCTCGGTCTGCAGGAGTACGACGACGAGCACAGGCACCCCGATCGTCACGAACAGGGACCGCTCCCCCGGCGACCGGGCGAAGTCGGCGGCCTCCTTCACCGTGCGCGCCATGTCCTCCCCCAGGGAGGCCGCGTACATCAGAGTGGTGCGCGCCAACTCCCCTTCGGACGCCACCGGTTGTGCGGGGCTCAGATACTCCGCGACATACCCGGCATCCAGCGTCTCGCCCAACTCCGCGTCGTCCCAGTCGTACCGACGAGCCGCGTCGAGGAGCCCCAGCTCCTCGACCACGGCCGCCAGCGCCTGGACGGCGGCCTCGTCGGACAGTCCCCGGACGTCCTGCGTCAACTGATCCTGATCCAACTGGCCCCGCCCCATCACGCGTTACTTCACCGACCCCGCCGTAAGCCCCGACACCACATGCCGCTCGATGAACGCGAACAGCACGATGACCGGAACGATAGCGACCACGGACGCGGCGAACAGGTAGTTCCACTGCACCGTGTAGTTGCCGATGAAGTTGTTGATGCCGACCGTCAGCGGCTGCTTGTCCGGCTGGGTGGTCAGGGTCAGGCCCATCACGAACTCGTTCCAGGACGTGATGAAGGTGAAGATCACGGCCGTCACCACGCCCGGCAGGGCCAGCGGCAGCGTCACCTTGATCATCGCGCCGAAGCGGCTCGTGCCGTCGACCATGGCGGCCTCTTCGAGCTCCGGGGGGATCGAGGAGATGTACGCCGTCAGGATCCACACCGCGAAGGCCAGGTTGAACGCCGCGTTGGTGAGGATCAGGGTCCAGACCGAGTTGAGCATGTCCAGCTGGTGGAACTCGCGGTAGAGACCGACCAGGAGGGCCGTCGGCTGGAACATCTGGGTGACCAGGACGAGCAGGAGGAAGAGCTTGCGGCCCCGGTAGCGCATGCGCGCCGTGTAGTACGCGGCGGGCAGCGAGACGAGGAGCACGAGCAGCGTGGCGCCGCCCGCCACCAGGAGCGTGACCTGGAGGTTCTGGCCGAGGTCGGACTCCTTCCACACGTCGATGAAGTTGGCCCACTCCAGGTTCTTGGGCAGGTACGTGCGGTCGCGCAGCTCCTCCTTGGGGCGCAGCGCGGTGACGATCATCTCCAGGTACGGCGCCAGGAAGATCGCCGCGAGGAGCCAGGCGAGGGCCGTGTAGACCAGGGTGCGGGGCCGGAACGTGCGCTTGGGCCGCTTCGGCCCGCCGTCCTTCCGGGGCGCGGGGCGGGTCGCCGTCGCGGTGGCCATCAGTCCTCCTCGTTCCACCGGCTGACCTTCAGGAAGATCAGCACGAGCACCACGACCATCAGGAAGTTGACGACCGACATGGCCGCGGACTCACCGATGTCGGTCTCCTTCAGCTTGTACATGAACACCATCGACGTGGAGGTGTCGTAGCCGGGCCCGCCCTGGGTCATGGCCCAGATGATCGGGAAGGAGTTGAAGACGTTGATGAGGTTGATGACGACGCCGACGAGGAAGGCGGGCCGCAGCATCGGCACGGTGATGTGGCGGTAGGTCTGCCAGGATCCCGCCCCGTCGATGCGCGACGCCTCGTAGACGTCCTGCGGGATGGTCTGGAGCCCGGCGAGCAGCGTGTACGTGGTGAACGGGAGCGAGACGAAGACCGCGACGGCCATCATCCAGGGCCAGGCGGTCTCCGCCTTGCCCAGCCAGTCCTTGGAGCTGTCGATCAGACCGAGGTCGAGCATCACGGTGTTGAGCACGCCCGCGGTCTGGTTGAGCATCCACTTGAAGCCGATGGACGTCATCAGGACGGAGGCCGCCCAGGGGGCGATGAGTGCCCAGCGGGCGACGCGGCGGCCGATGAAGCGCTGGTTGAACAGCTGGGCGAGGGCCAGCGAGAGCAGCATCGTCACGGTGACGACGACGACCGTCCACACCACGGTCCACATGAGGACGGACCCGAAGTCGCTCTCCTCGAAGAGCTTCTTGAACTTGTCGGTCCCGGCGCTGCCGCGCACCTTGCCGGCGATGGAGATGTTGAGGAACGAGGTACGGATCAGCTCGACGACGGGCCAGACGACCACGGCGAGGATCAGCAGGATGACGGGCGCGATCCAGGGCAGCGGGCCAAGCCTGGCTATGCCGCTGCGGCGGCTCACAGGCCTGGGTGCGCGCCCGCCCCGTCCCCGGCCGGCGTCGGCCGGGGACGGAGGGGCCTTCAGTGACACAAGGTCTCCTTGCGAACTGGGTGAACGTGGGGAACTACGCGGCGGGTACGGCTACTTGGCCTCGGCCTCCGCCGACTCCGCCTTCTTCTGGAGGTCGCCGAGGACCTGCTTCGGGTCGTCGGACACGGCCTTGCCGCCGGTCTTCTTGATCTCGGCGGAGACCAGGTCCCAGGTGGTCTCACCCAGCGGGTAGAACTTGGCGTTCGGCAGCACCTGGAAGAACGGCTCCAGGTCCTTGTGCTTGCCGCTGTCGCTCATCTGCTTCAGGGCGTCCTTGGTGACCGGCATGAGGTTGTACATCTCGTCGAACGCCAGCATCTTCTTGGAGTACGTGAAGTCCAGGAACTTCTTCACGCCCTCCTTCTCCGCGCCGCCGTCCTTGAACGCCATCATCCAGTCGGCCACGCCGAGGGTGCTGTCCAGCGGGCCCGTCTTGCCGGGGATGGGCGCGACGCCGTAGTCGACCTTGCCCTCCTTGGCCATCTGGATCAGGCTCGGGTGGCCGTTGAGCATGCCGACCTTGCCGGCCGCGAAGTCCGCGAAGGCCGTCTTGCGGTCGGTGGACGCGGGGTTGGCGTACGTGAGGCCGGGCTTGACCAGCTTGGTCTTCAGCCAGTCGAAGGTCTCGACGTTCTTCGCGCTGTCCAGCGTGTACTTGCCGTCCGCGTCGGTGAAGCCGCCGCCGTTGCCGAGCTCCCAGATCATCGACTCGCCCTGGGTCTCCTCGGGGCCGAGCGGCAGGGCGTAGGGCGTCTCCGCGGCCTTCTTGTCCTTGATCTTCTTGGCGTCCGCGGCGACTTCGTCCCAGGTCTTCGGCGGGTTCTTGATGCCCGCCTTCTTGAAGACCGCCTTGTTGTAGAACATCACGCGGCTGGAGGAGACCCACGGGATGCCGTACTGGGTGCCGTCGACCTCGCCCGCCTTGGCGAAGGACGGGATGAGGTTGTCACGGGTCTCGCGCGAGAGGACGTCGTCCGCCTTGTACAGCAGGTCGTCCGCGACCTTGTCGGCATAGCCGCCGGTCTGCAGCAGGTCGGGCTCGTTGCCCGCCTGGATCATGTTCTTCACGGACTTGTCGATCTCGTTCCAGTTGATGACCTGGACGTCGACCTTGTAGCCCTCGTTGGCCTTCTCGAATTCCTTCTTGACCTCGGCCCAGTACACCTTGGAGGCGTTGGAGGCCTTGTCGCCGTAGTCCGCGGCGACGAGCTTGATCGTCTTGCTGTCGCCGCTGTCGCTGTCGCCGCTGCAGGCGCTGAGTCCCATGGCCATGGCGAGCGTTGCCGCACCGGTGGCGATTATTCGATTCCTCATTGCTGACCAACCCTTTGACATCGGTGTCGACTTGAACGCGGGCGAACGCGCGCTCCCCGCGGCGGCGTGGCGCCGAGACTACTCGTCCTGTTTTCCCGCAACAGGCCTAGACCACTTTCGTGGCCAAGCTGAAATACCGCACGTCCGGGCTCACTTGATGGCCCCCGCGGTCAGACCGGCCTGAACCTGCCGCTGGAAGACGGCGTACACCACGAGCACCGGCACCATCGCGATCGTCAGGCCCGCGAAGAGCGCGCCCCAGTCGCCCCGGTAACCCTGCGAGACGGCCAGCGACGCGAGCCCTTGGGGCAGCACGTAGCTCTTCTCGTCCTCGTTGTTGAGGAGCAGCGGAAGCAGGTACTGGTTCCACTGGCCGAGGAAGTTGAAGATGCCGATGCTGACCAGGCCCGGCTTGGCCATCGGCAGCATGATCTGGAAGAAGGTCCGGGTGTGCGAGGCCCCGTCGACCATGGCCGCTTCCTGGACGCCGGTGGGCAGCGTACGGAAGAAGGAGGTCAGGAAGAACGTCGTGAAGGGCAGGGAGTACGCGATGTAGGCGATCATCAGGCCCGGCCTGGTGTCCAGGAGGCCGAAGTTCTCCATGACCGCGAAGAGCGGCACCAGGGCGAGGATGACCGGGAACATCATGCCGCCCGCGAAGAGCATGAAGATGACGCGGTTGCCCGGGAAGGTGAAGCGGGCGATGACGTACGCCGCCATCGAGCCGAGCAGCATGGTGCCGGTCAGCGAACCCGCCAGGATGATCAGCGAGTTGAGCGTGTACTGGCCGATATTGGCCTTGTTCCACGCGTTGCTGAAGTTCTCCCAGTGGAAGGAGGAGGGCCAGCCCATCGGGTCGCTGAGGATCTCGGCCGAGGGGCGGAACGCGGTGAGCGCGACCCAGATCAGCGGCCCGGCGGCGAGGATCACCCACAGGACGAGGAAGGCGTGCGAGAAGACGTTCAGCGCGCCGCCCGTCTCCTTCTCGCGGCGTGGCGCGGCGGAGGTGCTCGGGCGGGGCGCGGTGGTGGAGGTCGTGGTCATGATGCTGCGGCTCCCGCGGTCTCAGTATTCGATCCGGTCGCGGTTCCCGACCCGCATGACGATCAGCGAGAACGCCATGCTCAGGACGAGAAGGACGACGCCGATGGACGTGGCGTAGCCGTACTGGCCGTCCCTGAACCGTTCGTAGAGGAAGACCGGGGTCACCTTCAGTACGTGCGGGGGCACCATGACCAGGCAGATCGCGAAGGTGTCGAGCGCCTGGATGCCCATGTAGATCCAGCCGGTGCGCACCGCGTCCCAGATCAGCGGCAGGGTGACGCTGAAGAAGGTGCGGGCGCGGCCCGCGCCGTCCAGGAGCGCGGCCTCGTAGATGTCCTGGGGGACCGAGCCCATCGCCGCGGAGAACAGCACGACGTAGAAGCCGACGAAGCTCCAACTGATCACGATGAGCAGCGAGATCAGGCCGAGTGTCTCGTCGCCGCCGAGCCAGGCGGGTCCGTTGATGCCGATCTTGTCGAGGCCGCCGTTGATCAGGCCGCTGTTGGTGTTGAAGACGCGCCCCCACACCACGGCGATGATGGCGACGGACAGGACCTGCGGGAAGAAGTAGACGACCTTGTAGAGCGAGGATCCCGCGACGCCCGCGATGGCCCGTCCCCTGCGGTGCCGGCCGCCCGAGGTGATCATGTAGGCGAAGAACATGCCGAGGACGAGGGTGACGACCGGCGCGACGACCAGGAGCAGGGTGCTGACCCGCAGGGAGTCCCAGAACCGGTCGTCGTTCCACATCTTGCGGTAGTTGTCGAACCCGATGAAGTTCGCGACCGGACCGCCGGACCAGTCGGTGAACGAGTAGTAGATCGCCTGGAGGAAGGGCGAGATCACGAACAGCGCGTAGAACGCGAGCGGCACGGCGAGGAAGCCCACGATGAAGCGGTACTTGTCGAGCGTGCGGTAGCGCCGGTCGTAGCGGACGCGTTCGGGCGTGAATCGGGGCGGCAGCACGATGGCCAGGCCGAACAACAGCCCGTTCACCGGCCTCGGCCCGGGCCTGGGATCCGCCTGCTTCTTACGAGGTGGGGAATCGCCCACCCGGGTGTCGGTCTTCACGGTGCTCAGCCCCGCCCGCCCGGTCAGGCCTTCTTGATCTTGGTGATGTCGGGGTCCTTGAGGATCCGGTCCGAGGCCTTCTGCATGGTGTCCATCGCCTGCTTGGCGCCGATCTGGCCCTGCATGAACTTGTGGATCATGTTGTTGAAGTCCTCGCGGAACAGTTCGTTGTACCAGTCGAAGAACTTGGGGATGACGATGTTGTCGCCCGCCGCCTCGATGGCCGCCTTCGCGCTCGCCGTACCCGACGGCAGTTGCTGGCCGTCGATGGCGCCCTTGACGACGGGCAGCGAGCCGACCTCCTTGAAGAGGTTGAGGGCGGCTTCCTTGCTGTACATCATCCGCATCCACTCCAGGCCGCCCTGGCGGTTCTCGGCCTTGGCCGGGACGATGAACGGCTCACCGGCCGGGGCGTAGAGCGTGCCGAAGGGCATCTTGTCGCCGGAGTCGAGCGACGGGGTCGCGCCCACCGTCATCTCGAAGTCCTTGGGCGTGGTGTCCTTCGCCTCGTTCTCCACCCAGGAACCGTCGGGCACGAAGACGCACTTGCCCTCCTTCGTCCAGGCGGTCTGCATCTCGGTGTGCGCCTCGGTGCCGTCGAAGCCGGTCAGCACGTACTTCTTGGCGACCAGTTCCTCCCACGCCTCGAAGACGTCCTTGACGGCGTCGTTCTTCCAGGCGGTCGGCTCCAGGTAGTCCATCGCCGTGATGACGTCACGGCCGCCGCGCTGGGCGAACATCGCGTACATGCTGAAGAACATGTAGCGCGGGTGTCCTCCGGGGTAGCTCCAGCCGTGGATGCCCTTGGCCTTGGCCTTCTTGCAGACCGCGAGCATGGCGTCCCAGGTCTTGGGATACTCCGAGTCGAGGCCCTGCTCAAGGAGCTTCTTGGAGTACCAGTTCCCGTACACCGTCAGCGCGATGTTGAGCTGGTAGCACGGCTTGCCGCCGAAGCGGCCCATCTCCTCGACGATCGGCACCAGGGTCTCGCGCACGGTGACCTTCGGGTCGTCCCACGAGGGCGCGTCGAGCACCTCGCCGAGGTCGGCGACCTGCTTGTTGTGCACCAGCTTGCCGATGTTCATCTCGTCGGCGCCGGAGTTGTTGACGACGTCCGCCGTGGGCTTGCCGCGGACGAGCTTCGGCTGGACCTGGGTGGCGATCTTCTCGGTGGCCTTCTGGTCCGGCTCGGCCTTGGGGTACTTCTTGGCGTACATGTCCGTGACGAACTGGGCGTACTTGTCGCCGTATCCGCCGTTGAAGATGTAGACCGTGAGCCCCGCGTCCGTCTTCACGCCGAGCGGATTCTTCTTGGACTTCTCGCCCTTCTCGGCCTTGTTCTCGTCGCCGCCTCCGCTGGCGCAGGAACTGAGCAGCCCGACAGCAGGCACCGCGAGCAGCCCGGCGGCCGCCGCCCTCTTCATGACCTCACGACGGTTGACGCTGGTGGATCCCACTACTCTGCCCTCGGCTTTCGTTACGGATCGACACGGATGTCAGTGGCGGCATCTAGGCTGCGCAATCGAAAGGGGGTGAACGGCCGTGCGTCGTAGCTACAGGTTCCTGATGCGACCGACGGCGCGCCAGGAACAGACGCTCCGGAGCATGCTCAAGGACCACTGCTCGCTGTACAACGCGGCGTTGCAGGAGCGTCGGGACGCCTGGCGGCACGGCTCGAAGACCTCGATCCAGTACGGACAGCAGTCCGCCCAGCTCAAAGAGATCCGGGCGTTCGACCCGGAACATCAGGGCCGCTGGTCCTTCTCCAGCCAGCAGGCCACCCTGCGGCGCCTCAACACCGCCTTCGCGGCGTTCTTCCGGCGGATCAAGTCCGGGGACAACCCCGGGTACCCACGTTTCAAGGGCGCGGGCCACTTCGACACCGTCGAGTTCCCCAAGAATGGTGACGGCTGCCGCTGGGACTCGACCCCGCACGACCGGTTGACTCGCGTACGACTGCAAGGCGTGGGGCACGTACGGGTGCTCCAACACCGGCCTGTGCGTGGCCGGGTCAAGACCATCAGCATCAAGCGTGAGGGTCGACGCTGGTTCGTAGTCCTTGCCTGCGACGACGTCCCTGCCGAACCTCTGCCCGCCACCAACTCCATGGTTGGGGTCGACTTGGGCACGACGCGCTTCTTCACCGACTCCAACGGCAACTACGAAGAGAACCCGCGGTTCCTGCAGTCGACGATGGACCAACTCGCCGAGGCTCAGCGGCACCTCAGCACCTTCCCCCAGCGCACCCGCCGCCGCACGAAGAAGCGCAGAGCAGCAGCCCGGAAGGTCGCCCAGCTGCACGCGAAGATCCGACGTCAGCGGCTGGACCACCACCACAAGACCGCGAACACACTGATCATCTCGCACGATGTGATCGGGCACGAGCAGCTGAACACAGCGGGCATGACCAAGAGACCCTCGCCCAGGCCGGATCCCGACCGAGAAGGCAGCTTCCTGCCGAACGGGGCCGCCGCCAAAGCCGGTCTGAACCGCAGCATTCTGGACGTGGGTTGGGGACAGTTCCTCAGGATTCCGGCGAGCAAGGCTGAGAGTGCCGGTCGCCGACTGATCCCGGTGGATGCCCGCGACACCTCCCGCACCTGCCCCGTTTGCGGGCACGTCGCGAAGGAGAACCGCACCACCCAAGCGAAGTTCGCATGCGTCTCCTGCGGGTTCGTCGCGAACGCGGACCACGCAGGCGCATTGA contains these protein-coding regions:
- a CDS encoding RNA-guided endonuclease InsQ/TnpB family protein; amino-acid sequence: MRRSYRFLMRPTARQEQTLRSMLKDHCSLYNAALQERRDAWRHGSKTSIQYGQQSAQLKEIRAFDPEHQGRWSFSSQQATLRRLNTAFAAFFRRIKSGDNPGYPRFKGAGHFDTVEFPKNGDGCRWDSTPHDRLTRVRLQGVGHVRVLQHRPVRGRVKTISIKREGRRWFVVLACDDVPAEPLPATNSMVGVDLGTTRFFTDSNGNYEENPRFLQSTMDQLAEAQRHLSTFPQRTRRRTKKRRAAARKVAQLHAKIRRQRLDHHHKTANTLIISHDVIGHEQLNTAGMTKRPSPRPDPDREGSFLPNGAAAKAGLNRSILDVGWGQFLRIPASKAESAGRRLIPVDARDTSRTCPVCGHVAKENRTTQAKFACVSCGFVANADHAGALNVLHRAGLALCAET
- a CDS encoding carbohydrate ABC transporter permease, whose product is MSLKAPPSPADAGRGRGGRAPRPVSRRSGIARLGPLPWIAPVILLILAVVVWPVVELIRTSFLNISIAGKVRGSAGTDKFKKLFEESDFGSVLMWTVVWTVVVVTVTMLLSLALAQLFNQRFIGRRVARWALIAPWAASVLMTSIGFKWMLNQTAGVLNTVMLDLGLIDSSKDWLGKAETAWPWMMAVAVFVSLPFTTYTLLAGLQTIPQDVYEASRIDGAGSWQTYRHITVPMLRPAFLVGVVINLINVFNSFPIIWAMTQGGPGYDTSTSMVFMYKLKETDIGESAAMSVVNFLMVVVLVLIFLKVSRWNEED
- a CDS encoding CHAT domain-containing protein; amino-acid sequence: MAVSARASYAWRCAECDRECTAVVWRVVDARERADVLAAAGPGLAWADCPGCRARADIDAPLLILRPGVTAPLLLGLSFAELQGDPGPSGAALLGEAERAGAFSAGAFDGQAIPLPRKLLPVVLARDLDRDLADPEAARAQVEPQGRPVADNYGMFLQYLARDREDAEVDGLLYAVLTSLPDDLAELLRRHPELTRDTAVRDAGREELRAARGTPLADILGRRQQLLEDLSDGRTPQSEALRRYFDSLSRFGGDLRERLAELYESAFAAEGLAGIDAAREGLALAADLGEEETETSLAELLGERLVGAVHAGLDADLSEAFGLLEHALARLPEGSLEWVRTANNLASAHYSRDDGDRLEVWETARDLLARASRLDRGEHPEFWARIQTNYGLHLSERPGGDATDLTLGIDHIRAGLEERSPERSTVNWAYSLVNLGVLLYRRAEPDDLREAERCYRDALHHLAPGDDPALWSQAQCNLADLLLTRDPPDAHGARAAATAAHDLSTARPGLLNTGRVTWLLAQASDLLEGRDSAESTRLRGAALAATSPVLAPSLYLNIARELVNSYAEAERWDEAADIAADMLTAVGALYDAQVTVASRRGVLVQVDRLARWTAFLLARAGRPERAVEAIERGLACELSVVAGRGAADLAELAHVDPVLARRYRDAQARYGASITEPSAMTPAGLAPAAREQAVAERSLRTVVEEIRTIPGFEDFLRTTELRDIAKAAGGVPLAYLVNSPWGSYVLAVTGTEPVVRAVYVPEVSSVSLLHLLIVDLEEESAGLWLVQQAGALKRRREFPATLERLSALAPLLRPVAELLADEPRKEAVVVPTGLLGLVPLHAVPLGPGPDRVVDDIGTLVVAPSAAVHAASRARAARPPQAVPRLVAVTDPDGSLPGSRGELAEIVDLFGPRGEVSRAVGDEATVGWVLDRLADASYLHLSCHGSAGSDSQGGSLALADGPLGMDTLVRHQLPLCRLTVASACQSGHYGIIETPDEFLGLPAAFLQAGAACAVTSLWQVDDLATAFLMTRFYELLAEGHGPVPALRGARGWLRRLTGDEFARYAASHRHLAELSTRYATDGLPPNECPFASPVHWGAFTAWGV
- a CDS encoding extracellular solute-binding protein is translated as MRNRIIATGAATLAMAMGLSACSGDSDSGDSKTIKLVAADYGDKASNASKVYWAEVKKEFEKANEGYKVDVQVINWNEIDKSVKNMIQAGNEPDLLQTGGYADKVADDLLYKADDVLSRETRDNLIPSFAKAGEVDGTQYGIPWVSSSRVMFYNKAVFKKAGIKNPPKTWDEVAADAKKIKDKKAAETPYALPLGPEETQGESMIWELGNGGGFTDADGKYTLDSAKNVETFDWLKTKLVKPGLTYANPASTDRKTAFADFAAGKVGMLNGHPSLIQMAKEGKVDYGVAPIPGKTGPLDSTLGVADWMMAFKDGGAEKEGVKKFLDFTYSKKMLAFDEMYNLMPVTKDALKQMSDSGKHKDLEPFFQVLPNAKFYPLGETTWDLVSAEIKKTGGKAVSDDPKQVLGDLQKKAESAEAEAK
- a CDS encoding carbohydrate ABC transporter permease yields the protein MPPRFTPERVRYDRRYRTLDKYRFIVGFLAVPLAFYALFVISPFLQAIYYSFTDWSGGPVANFIGFDNYRKMWNDDRFWDSLRVSTLLLVVAPVVTLVLGMFFAYMITSGGRHRRGRAIAGVAGSSLYKVVYFFPQVLSVAIIAVVWGRVFNTNSGLINGGLDKIGINGPAWLGGDETLGLISLLIVISWSFVGFYVVLFSAAMGSVPQDIYEAALLDGAGRARTFFSVTLPLIWDAVRTGWIYMGIQALDTFAICLVMVPPHVLKVTPVFLYERFRDGQYGYATSIGVVLLVLSMAFSLIVMRVGNRDRIEY
- the ngcE gene encoding N-acetylglucosamine/diacetylchitobiose ABC transporter substrate-binding protein; this encodes MGSTSVNRREVMKRAAAAGLLAVPAVGLLSSCASGGGDENKAEKGEKSKKNPLGVKTDAGLTVYIFNGGYGDKYAQFVTDMYAKKYPKAEPDQKATEKIATQVQPKLVRGKPTADVVNNSGADEMNIGKLVHNKQVADLGEVLDAPSWDDPKVTVRETLVPIVEEMGRFGGKPCYQLNIALTVYGNWYSKKLLEQGLDSEYPKTWDAMLAVCKKAKAKGIHGWSYPGGHPRYMFFSMYAMFAQRGGRDVITAMDYLEPTAWKNDAVKDVFEAWEELVAKKYVLTGFDGTEAHTEMQTAWTKEGKCVFVPDGSWVENEAKDTTPKDFEMTVGATPSLDSGDKMPFGTLYAPAGEPFIVPAKAENRQGGLEWMRMMYSKEAALNLFKEVGSLPVVKGAIDGQQLPSGTASAKAAIEAAGDNIVIPKFFDWYNELFREDFNNMIHKFMQGQIGAKQAMDTMQKASDRILKDPDITKIKKA
- a CDS encoding carbohydrate ABC transporter permease, whose translation is MTTTSTTAPRPSTSAAPRREKETGGALNVFSHAFLVLWVILAAGPLIWVALTAFRPSAEILSDPMGWPSSFHWENFSNAWNKANIGQYTLNSLIILAGSLTGTMLLGSMAAYVIARFTFPGNRVIFMLFAGGMMFPVILALVPLFAVMENFGLLDTRPGLMIAYIAYSLPFTTFFLTSFFRTLPTGVQEAAMVDGASHTRTFFQIMLPMAKPGLVSIGIFNFLGQWNQYLLPLLLNNEDEKSYVLPQGLASLAVSQGYRGDWGALFAGLTIAMVPVLVVYAVFQRQVQAGLTAGAIK
- a CDS encoding carbohydrate ABC transporter permease yields the protein MATATATRPAPRKDGGPKRPKRTFRPRTLVYTALAWLLAAIFLAPYLEMIVTALRPKEELRDRTYLPKNLEWANFIDVWKESDLGQNLQVTLLVAGGATLLVLLVSLPAAYYTARMRYRGRKLFLLLVLVTQMFQPTALLVGLYREFHQLDMLNSVWTLILTNAAFNLAFAVWILTAYISSIPPELEEAAMVDGTSRFGAMIKVTLPLALPGVVTAVIFTFITSWNEFVMGLTLTTQPDKQPLTVGINNFIGNYTVQWNYLFAASVVAIVPVIVLFAFIERHVVSGLTAGSVK